The Lycium ferocissimum isolate CSIRO_LF1 chromosome 1, AGI_CSIRO_Lferr_CH_V1, whole genome shotgun sequence genome includes a region encoding these proteins:
- the LOC132030559 gene encoding fasciclin-like arabinogalactan protein 3 — protein MMNRSILPLLCSFLLLAASSASAFNITKILGQYPDYSTFNELLSKSGLATEINHRGTITLLAIPNGAIGDLTSKSEDVLKRILSTHVVLDYYDPMKLKSMKDKTAKMTNMYQQSGKAAYDQGFLNCTAKDGSFVFGSAVKGAERDSKLDKSVMNQPYNISILSLSQPIVTPGLDGTLAPVSAPPPKANSPASAPPPAEEEEAESPEEEAESPSEEETEAPSPSEDADSPAPSPDADSPPADAQSPPTSSPSSAGKLKASLGLFVVLASMVATY, from the coding sequence ATGATGAATCGCTCAATTCTTCCCCTCCTTTGTTCCTTCCTCCTCCTGGCTGCGTCCTCAGCCTCTGCCTTTAACATCACAAAAATCCTCGGCCAATATCCCGATTACAGCACTTTCAATGAGCTTCTTTCTAAGTCTGGCTTAGCCACTGAAATTAACCATAGGGGTACAATTACCCTCTTGGCAATCCCAAATGGTGCAATTGGTGATCTCACCTCGAAATCCGAGGATGTTCTCAAGAGGATCTTGTCAACACACGTAGTGTTGGATTACTATGACCCAATGAAACTCAAGAGCATGAAGGACAAGACAGCCAAAATGACAAACATGTATCAACAATCAGGGAAAGCAGCCTATGACCAAGGATTCTTAAATTGCACTGCTAAAGACGGCAGCTTTGTTTTTGGCTCAGCAGTTAAGGGGGCCGAACGTGATTCCAAGCTAGACAAATCAGTTATGAACCAACCTTACAACATTTCAATTCTCTCACTCTCTCAACCAATTGTGACACCTGGACTTGATGGGACCCTTGCACCTGTTTCAGCCCCACCACCAAAGGCGAATTCACCAGCTTCAGCCCCACCACCtgctgaagaagaagaagctgaGTCTCCTGAAGAAGAGGCAGAGTCCCCTTCTGAGGAAGAAACTGAGGCTCCTTCTCCATCTGAGGATGCTGATTCTCCGGCACCCTCACCAGATGCTGATTCTCCTCCGGCCGATGCTCAGTCACCACCaacatcatcaccatcatctgCTGGAAAATTGAAGGCTTCCCTTggtttgtttgttgttttggccTCAATGGTTGCAACTTATTGA